TATGtagttttaacaaacttttttctTTGAACTCTTTTTGGCATAGTTGACAACTGTATAATCTCTCATCACTATGGCAACGCTTATGTTTCGTTAAAGCATATCAAAAATGGAAGCGTTTTTTGCAAATGTCACATTCGTAACGTCGTACATCTGAATGAATGCGCTTGTGCTTCAGTAGAAACGCTGCAACTCTAAATGATAGATTACATATGTCACAGTGATAGGAACGTTCTGTAGAATGAAAACGCATGTGGCGTTTTAGAGTATTAACCTCTCTGAAAGATTTTTTGCAAATGTTACATTCATTTGCATGAATACGTTTGTGTTTCTTTAGATCTGATGAAGTTACATAACGTTTTGTGCATATGTCACATCCGTAAGCTCGAACACCTGTATGGTACCGTTTGTGATCCCGTAGATATCTCTCCGTTTTGAATGATGTACCACATATATCACACTCATGCAAGCGATCAACATTGTGTTTTTGCTGTTTATGCCCCTTTAAGCTTGCAGCATACTTGAAAGACTTTCCACAAATGTCACATCCGTATGGTCGAATACCTGAATGAACGTGCATGTGATTATGTAAATCTGCGGACACTTGGAATGTTATCCCACATTTTTCACACAGGTACAGATGTCTAGTAGAATGTGAAAGCCCATTAGAATGTTTGCGCTCATGTTTTTTAAACAGATGCAAGGTCAAAaaagatttttcacatttttcacaaTTGTATAAATTCTCTGCAGAATGAAGTTCCCGATGAAACtctaaatatcttttatttttgaaagatttcCTGCATACGTCGCACTCAAACGGACGCACAACTGAATGTGTGCGCCAGTGACTTCTTAGCTCTGCTACAGATGCAAAAGTCATACTGCAAATTCCACACGTATGAATGCGCCGGTGCTCCCGTAAATTTCCAGATGACTTAAACCGTTTACCACATATATCACATATGAAAGGGCGTTCTCCAGTATGGACACGCATATGTTCTTTTAAACCTCCTGCAGTTGTGAacaattttgtacatattttacacTCATGGATACCCTCACCAGTGTGAGTGCGCATATGTTCAGTTAAAGTTTTTAATGCCTTAAACACTTTCATGCATTTTTCACACTTGTAAGACTTTTTATATTTCTGAGGTATTTCACTATGGATAAGTTTATGCCGAGTTAATTGCTCTTCTTTAGCAAATGATTTCAAGCACACTTCACACAAAAAAGGACGTTTAATGTGAATATCCATATGAGCTTTTAAATGACCCATTTGTCCAAAAGACCTCTTGCATATCTTACACTGATATGAAGGTTTGTCAACCTTAACATGAACACTCCTGTGCATCGCTAACATTtctttgtttgaaaaagaagttttgcATACTTCGCACACGTGCGGCAGCACAAGAGGTTTTGTAATCTTCCCATGAACAATTTTGTGTTTCATTAACATTCCTTTGTTTGAAAAAGGAAGTTTTGCATATTTCGCACACGTGCGGCAGCACTATAGGATTACATTTAGTCACACGAGGATTAgcagtcttttgtttttcttaatttttttcctCCATCAGTTATTTACAGCAATCACAAAAGCACATATAAATAACAAcgatatttttcaaaagataaaaattaCGTGTCTAGAAACGTGGCTATATCTATGAGTTTATTCCACGAATAATTATTTTCTGCAGTCAAGATACCGGATACAGAAAAGAATTTGCAAGAGTTAATCTATATGTCCGTATGTGACTATATTTATGAGTAAACTCTTAAGTTCATGGTCTGCGCTGTCCGCTATTAAGTGAGTGAATATTCTGTGATCACCCCTTCAAATGaaaaaatggtattgcccaaactgaacgatggaccagacgattttagaaatttagcagggtaaaagttgaCTTTCCCTCTGACTCATTTGGACTGTTGTTTGTCGTTATCTGGTGTAACTTGGTAACAATGAAGATACAAAATTTAACTATTTCAATTCCTCATAGCATGACGTTCCtctgaaaaacaacataattaattaagaatattatgtataaatgttgcatttttcTTAAAGAAGCATTATGTTATTGATTAAACTTGGTGAACTGTTTACATTACAAATGTAATAACTGAGACcaaaaatgattatttcaaataaaaaagttcttaaactTGAAATAAGTTttgaattcattttgaaataaagttaaattctaatatgactaggcAATCACAACATCATGTTCATGTCAGGTTGATTTGATATCTAGTACGCActgagaaatagcgctttcaaatttgctCAACTATTTTACTTTAAATCAGGTTAAAATGAAATGTGGCatagcacaactgtcttgattaactTATACATACACAGGAcgcattcggcatacaaaccCGTGTAACTACGACTAGATCACCcgagtgacacgagtaacaataattgtagtccgaacgctttatcgagTAATTGAAAATGATGGAGAACGTTACATACATGCTAACAGTTCAAAAACTTCTGAGCTGTAACAGTAATAAAGAATGGCTGCTACTTTTGACGCATAACATTATgacttcattttccaaaataaacatcTGATGGGACGAGACAGTATTCCTCTATCAGAAACTGTGTTGAATTAGTGGtttgcatgtatatgttttatgtatgcgGTATAGTGCTGTTAGTTGACTGCATTGTCGATttgtatgtatatgttttatgtatgcgGTATAGTGCTGTTAGTTGACTGCATTGTCGGTATAGCGCTGTTAGCTGATTGCATTGTCGAtttgcatgtatatgttttatgtatgcgGTATAGTGCTGTAAGTTGAATGCATTGTCGATTTGCATGTATATGTTTAATGTATGCGGTATAGTGCTGTTAGTTGATTGCATTGTCGATTTGCATGTATATGTTTAATGTATGCGGTATAGTGCTGTTAGTTGATTGCATTGTCGATTTGCAATGCATGTATATGTTTAATGTATGCGGTATAGTGCTGTTAGTTGATTGCATTGTCGATTTGCATGTATATGTTTAATGTATGCGGTATAGTGCTGTTAGTTGATTGCATTGTCGAtttgcatgtatatgttttaatgtaTGCGGTATAGTGCTGTTAGCTGACTGCATTGTCGAtttgcatgtatatgttttatgtatgcgGTATAGTGCTGTTAGTTGACTGCATTGTCGATTTGCATGTATATGTTTAATGTATGCGGTATAGTGCTGTTAGTTGACTGCATTGTCGATTTGCATGTATATGTTTAATGTATGCGGTATAGTGCTGTTAGTTGACTGCATTGTCGATTTGCATGTATATGTTTAATGTATGCGGTATAGTGCTGTTAGTTGACTGCATTGTCGATTTGCATATATATGTTTAATGTATGCGGTATAGTGCTGTTAGTTGACTGCATTGTCGATTTGCATGTACATGTTTTATGTATGCGGTATAGTGCTGTTAGCTGACTGCATTGTAGCTGACTGCATTGTCGATTTGCATGTACATGTTTTATGTATGCGGTATAGTGCTGTTAGTTGACTGCATTGTCGATTTGCATGTACATGTTTAATGTATGCGGTATAGTGCTGTTAGTTGACTGCATTGTCGATTTGCATGTATATGTTTAATGTATGCGGTATAGTGCTGTTAGTTGACTGCACTGTCGATTTGCATGTATATGTTTAATGTATGCGGTATAGTGCTGTTAGCTGACTGCATTGTACATGTTTTATGTATGCGGTATAGTGCTGTTAGCTGATTGCATTGTCGAtttgcatgtatatgttttatgtatgcgGTATAGTGCTGTTAGTTGAATGCATTGTCGATTTGCAtctatatgttttatgtatgcgGTATACGATTTGCATGTGTATGTCATATGTATGCGGTATAGTGCTGTTAGTTGATTGCATTGTCACTGCTTGTATCTtaaataatgtttgcattttcattgacattaaaataaattatttttatgaagaaCCTAATATAAGTTTTGATGACAATAATGAGGACAGACAGTCTGGTGTCGTTGTTAGAGATGAATTGGAACGActtctgtcagagtgaaaaatcagCCTGGACTATTATCAATCGACTTTTCAGATTCTGGGATCAAGTGACACTTGGAAAAAATGTTCAGCCCATAATGTTTAAtagactagaaatttctatttGACATGTTTGATGTTAATGTATACTTTAATTCCTTTCTGAAGCTagagctacaacttatattaattctCTTATGTCTTAACGTGACTCTACTTCACcggaccatttcaaattaaaagggtgtttggtatcttttttttcattgttgtgactgaaatttatttaagaaaacagCTGAGACCCCGATCACATGATCTGTTTAGTAGAGTTCAACTTAGTCTTCACTGTTTGCCAAGACCCATGTATATGACACTTGGCATAATAATCACTCAGGACGGTAACCATTGCCACGCAGGTCACGGTGAGAGATCCACTTTCCACATTTTAGCTGAATGCCAAGGACAGTTGCTTATACATTTTCCATTTTCAACTACGTTTGTATATCCTGACAGGTGATCCAATCCGCAACCTTTAGCCAGGGACGTTGATCTATCACTTAGCCATGTCCACTGAAGAAATATGTTACGAAAATGAATAAGCTCAACTCTGAGGTCCCTATTCCCCTATGCTAATGAAtttctatttttgaatgaaaatgtcattgtttaaaatgacaaaacGGAATTCAACATACTCACAAATAGCAAATAACAAATAGTacgatttttttcaaactttgtacgtagtacagccatgaaatgcgctaaatgctagtttgacttttaaaagaccaaGTATCAGTTCTTGACTTTGTTCATTTGGGTTCAACATCATTTCCAACAACCTTATTGCAACATATGACTGACagtcactaatggtaacaaatgttcacTCTCCCTGGCAAGCTTAGCAACCTAAGTGCACTTTTATAAGGAACTGACAACTCTACATTCGCATGAACTGAGGTAGACTGCAAATGGCCATGGAAGGAATTTCTTCTCTAACCGGATCTAACCCATGACCATTGGACTGGCAGTATAGTACATCAACTACGGAGATAACAAAACAACAGTACCATATGTGTCTGTGAAAATGGTTTGTCTACAAGTAGACAGGTTGAATTTTTTACTTATAACTGCAACATCAATGTATGGCTTCTTGTGGACTGTTTGTCGTTATCATCAATTATATGTTCTTGAGcccatatttttatattatatatatctttatattttttgtcaaagttgccccttgtgaacctagaaagaaaacttagacgctttaagaatcagatcgagaaccctcgaaatatgctTATTGCTGTAAGAATCAGATTTCTCAACTTCTGTCCTATTCAGCAGTATTTACAAAGGGGGGCATGAATAccaaaagagcatttcaaagttactcttcatttagaagaaagtaaaacgttttaaaagaacaatgacagcacgctccactattggAAGGCAATtgtcaatataaatggttttcgGTTCCAGAATtgaaataatgattcaaggattatttgacttgattTTATGATCTGGCTTTAAAACTCTGAATATAAGAAGTTTTCAACCGAGTACCGCCCTTAGTTTTGGCAAGAGCAACTTGActacaaaaaagggacataaatttGCCAAGATTAAAGCAAATGTTAGATGTTTTTACTTTGCTTTACAACCCTATATTGCAAACCAaacaatatctatgcacaagaaaGGGGAtataacttgtccaaaattacGGTTATGGGAATTTATGCTTTGACCTTCCTTTACAACACTGGAGACATGTATGGAAGTTTaaatccaatatctgcattagtttccgagatagtaacttgcattcaaaactttaaccagctttttctaagtttaaacagcGGGGCATAACCTGGCAAAAGTTCAATAAAGAATGATGGAATTGATGCTATGTCCTTTACAACATggaagacacgtgtgaagtttcaacccagtatctgcattagtttcaaaacaatataacttgcatgcaaatttTTAACCCTAAAAAAGGTTCTGACTCAAGTAAGAGTTATACAGCTTGTGATATGTTGGTATGACCTTAAGTTACAGATCCGAAgaaatgtatgaagttttaaccaaacatatgcattagtttggatataccaacttgcatgtaaaacttataACTGCAtttgtaagtccaaaagtggcataattttctcaaaatacataTTAGAATAGTGGGACTTGATCATCTGCGGTTAGTGAATGatcttaaaaagtaaaattagatttcaaaacaatatgtctataaatgagacccataatttacatTAGATTCGATCAAGAGATATCTAACCTGGTTATTTTGGTAAGTCTGATGAGCTGaaagacttgtttgaagtttaaattcaatatcatCTGCGGTTAACCGttattgagataaagccttgatagtaattgcacacaaaactttaccAGTTACCAACAACGCCATGTTTAAAGtgcattcggatacgatcacccgccTTTCCCAGCTTCAGAAGGTGGGTAGAATTTGGGTGACACAACTACCatcgcccgggttacacgagttatactcgagtTATACCCAGGGTGCTCGGGTTAGCTGGAGTATATATGCCAAATGCGCTCACAGAGTTGGAAATTCACTGCGCAGAATAATTTGTAGTCATTTGCGCTCTAAGCAATTTCTACAGATGATGTACCTTGCAAGCATGctatttttgcaggcagaaatgAAATCATTATCGTATTTACAAGCGATCGATATGCCTCCAAAACTTTCAATCATATAATGCCACGGAAGTTATGAAATTCTTAAGGAGAAGCAATTATTCACTTCCTGTTATTATCGCCACTaaaggggaagtaactaaaacattgttatttgtgcATTCTGGAACTTATACCCTTGCTGGATGTAGTGGTCTcccttttgtttactttttttcttgcatcaagagAGAAAAAGTAGCAGAAACATTTTTATGGAACATAATctttttttgcaataaattcaACTAAGATTTAACATTTTTCGAAAGATATTGCCTTAAGAAATTaagtaatattttgtaaaataggaaatgtatttttataaaatctCATTGAAAGAGCTAATTTGAGGTTACCCGAGGgcataaaacaatctgaacgtcgaattattttgagcaCTCAGTGAAGACCtaacaaatgtttgttttagaacAAATTTGCTTgtcatttcatttgatgaaaataGCAAAAAATAAGAGTTAGCTTACATAATTTTAGATTTTCTTTGTCAGTTACAAATGGTGTAATTTTATACAAGGGAGGTAATATATATTTTCCCAGAGGTCGTATCTCTTTTACGACACATTAGTCTTTTGCGGAGCTTTGATTATCATGCGGGGATAGGGTGGGGGTCGCTTTATTTGTTACCCGCAATAAGATCGATGgggctgattttttttaaaatttcctaatACTTTTATTGTTAACTGATCTATTTCTGACAGTACGATCCCGGATTAGCTTAAGATACTTCAGCGCTCCCGGTTTATTTGCTGGTCAGTCTTAGTTGATGGAGAGACTTAAGATTAAGTCCCAGTTATATCTGTGTTGCCCCAAGGTTCTTGTTTTAGGTCCTCTTCTTTTTTTACTCTATATAAACGACCTGCCCGAAAACCTAGTTTCACAGGTCCGGTTATACGCTGACGATACTGATGTTTACATCACTGTCCAAAACTCTTCCCACGAAAGTATCCTCCAAAAATAACTTCACAGGTTACAGGTCTGGGAAAACAaatgggacatggagtttaacaCATCGAAATGCACAGTGAATaatatcactaggtcaaaaactcATTTAGGTCCAAATACTCACTCCATGGCCAAATGCTCGAAATGGTGAGTGATACCAAATATCTTGGTGTCACTATCTCCTCAGACCTTAACTGAAACAAACATGTTAACCAGGTCACCTCCAAATCAAGTAAAACCCTCAACTTCCTGAAAAGGAACATCCCCACTAATAACCCAAAAGTAAAAGAGTTTGCCTACAAAACCCTAGTCAGACCCAAACTTGAATACTCCAGCTCTGTTTGGAGTCCAAACAAAACATCCATAAAATTGAAATGGTTCAGCGCAGGGCCGTACGATGGGTTTCAAACGACTACTCCACATACAGCAGTGTCTCACAAATGTTGATTAAACTGGGATGGTCTTCACTTGAACACAGAAGAACTGATGCCAGGTCATTAATGTtctacaaaattttaaatggaCTGGTTGCAATGCCCATGCCACCTTATGTTTTACCCCCTACCCGCTTCACAAGACATATGCAACCCATATCTTACAAGCAGATCATAACGCCCTGCAATCATTACAAATTCTTCTTCTTCACAGCTACTGTTGTCCTATGGAACTCTCTTCCGGCCGAAGTTGTGCAAGGAGTGACCAAGTGTTCTTACACGATATAAAGTGAAGAATGCTGATATTAATCTCTTTTAACTGTTTATACTCCTCTTTTTTAATAACACTGCCGTCTTGATTTTTCCACACTTCACAAATACATTAGTATTGCTTTTACCCTCCTGtacatttcttcttttacatttatcgcacagacgcgcacctgcaCGTAATACTCGGGGAAAAGGGCGTGGCAGTATGGATAGAATAGAGAGATAGATGGATTTAAcgcaaatataaataaaacaaaatatgaaaaagcgGGATTTAgcgttttggaagccaggactagtCCCCGGGGAAAATAAAACTTGCTAGGTTAAACCATTACATAAAAAGAGTAGTTTTTTAGAAGTTGGTAACTATAGACTAGTCAGCATTTTAAGTGTATCATTAAAGATCCCAGAAAAAGCTGTCTATGTACAGCTAGAATCTTTTTAGCTAAGAACAATTTGTTATATGAACATCAGTCGGGGTTCAGGAAATCACATTCCACAGATATATGTTTAATATACCTTTTAGATTTCATTAAATCAAAAACCTCTAAGGTTTGTTTACAGGTATGGTAATGCTTGATCTTCAGAAAGCTTTCGACGTAGTAGATCGTGACATACGTTGTGGTAAATTGGTCTTATGGGTGTGAAATCTGTCCCGTGGTTATGTCATATTTATCCTTAAGAAGCAAAATTGTCAACACAGGTAAAACTCATTCTAACCCTAATACGTTCACCTGTGCGTGCCCAAAGGAATTATTTTAGGATGTCTGCTCTTTCTTTGCTATGTGAACGACATGGTCGCCAGTATTGataattattgtaaatttatACATTATGCCGACAATAGTACAATTCTTTTTACTCATAAAGACTCCGACTGCATCTCACAAAAGCTCGGTATTGTCTTATAAAAGTGTTCTGATTGGCTGGTTGATAATAAGCTATCTTTGCATCTGGGGAAGACAGAATGTATGCTTTTTGGACCAAAGGCAATGTTATGTAAACACGATGAATTTTCCATCTCGATGATGGTCATATGATTAAGAGCACACTGTTGGTCAAGTATCTAGGTCTCCATATTGATAATTTCCTGTCTGGTGATACAATGGTTaataatatcaaaagttaattttaaacttacatttttatataggtacagtaactgttttattttaatactaaaaaatTGTTATACTCTGCTCTTATTCAATGCcactttaattattcttttttatcttGGTTGAAGGTCTGAATAAGAACCTGAAAAAAGAAGCTGCaaataacacaaaacaaagtaataagGTTCCTTAAAGGCTATAGCTCTATAACTCCCATTACTTTTCATAGTTCCAGGATGTTAACTTTCTGAACGTAGGGCATAGAGTTAGACAATTGAGACTGAACCATAGGCATAAAAGTTATTATAGGAATGGTCCTGTATATCTTGggagaaaatttcattttttgtaatgAGGCTAATATTCGCTCTAGTGGTTATAACATTATTTTACCTCATTGTAACTCTTTAActaaacaaacttttttatt
This DNA window, taken from Mercenaria mercenaria strain notata chromosome 19, MADL_Memer_1, whole genome shotgun sequence, encodes the following:
- the LOC128551121 gene encoding zinc finger protein 43-like; this encodes MLMKHKIVHGKITKPLVLPHVCEVCKTSFSNKEMLAMHRSVHVKVDKPSYQCKICKRSFGQMGHLKAHMDIHIKRPFLCEVCLKSFAKEEQLTRHKLIHSEIPQKYKKSYKCEKCMKVFKALKTLTEHMRTHTGEGIHECKICTKLFTTAGGLKEHMRVHTGERPFICDICGKRFKSSGNLREHRRIHTCGICSMTFASVAELRSHWRTHSVVRPFECDVCRKSFKNKRYLEFHRELHSAENLYNCEKCEKSFLTLHLFKKHERKHSNGLSHSTRHLYLCEKCGITFQVSADLHNHMHVHSGIRPYGCDICGKSFKYAASLKGHKQQKHNVDRLHECDICGTSFKTERYLRDHKRYHTGVRAYGCDICTKRYVTSSDLKKHKRIHANECNICKKSFREVNTLKRHMRFHSTERSYHCDICNLSFRVAAFLLKHKRIHSDVRRYECDICKKRFHF